In Acomys russatus chromosome 26, mAcoRus1.1, whole genome shotgun sequence, a genomic segment contains:
- the LOC127209531 gene encoding pyrethroid hydrolase Ces2e-like isoform X2, producing the protein MALDRLPGWLNAVACGLLILFLPVLGKDSLEARPIRNTHTGQVRGSLVHVRGTDIGVHTFLGIPFAKPPVGALRFAPPEAPEPWSGVREATSHPARCLQNDDILNLEGLKKIKMFMPPMSTSEDCLYLNIYTPAHALKGFNLPVMVWIHGGSLIIGMASMYDGSTLAATEDVVVVTIQYRLGILGFFSTGDQHAKGNWGFLDQVAALHWVQQNIAHFGGNPDQVTIFGNSAGGTSVSFHVVSPMSQGLFHRAIMESGVALLPRLISNTSEVISTMVANLSACAASNSEALVRCLRGKSEAEILAINKVFRIIPGVVDGEFLPSHPQELLASADFHPVPSIIGVNNDEFGWILPLAFSASQTIKKITRKTLQAILKKATEEMMLPPECSDLLMEEYMGNTKDPQTLQIQFTDMIGDFLIVMPALQVARFQRSRAPVFFYEFQHQSRFLRGFRPRHVKADHGDEVFLIFGSFFWGAKFDLTVQEKLLSRRMMKYWANFARHGNPNTKGLPYWPVSNQDEQYLQLNLQPSVSCALKARRWQFWTKTLPQKIQELEGAHAKNKNV; encoded by the exons ATGGCCCTGGACAGACTTCCTGGCTGGCTGAATGCTGTGGCCTGTGGACTCCTGATTCTCTTCCTCCCTGTACTGG GTAAGGACTCATTAGAGGCCAGGCccatcagaaacacacacacaggccaggtcCGAGGCAGCCTGGTCCATGTGAGAGGCACTGATATAGGGGTCCACACCTTCCTGGGAATTCCTTTTGCCAAGCCTCCTGTAGGAGCACTGCGCTTTGCACCGCCTGAGGCCCCTGAGCCATGGAGTGGTGTGAGAGAAGCGACCTCACATCCAGCCAG GTGTCTACAAAATGATGATATATTGAATTTAGAGGGTCTGAAGAAGATAAAGATGTTTATGCCTCCCATGTCTACATCCGAGGACTGCCTGTACCTCAACATCTACACACCAGCCCATGCCCTCAAGGGTTTTAATCTGCCT GTGATGGTGTGGATCCATGGTGGTTCACTCATTATAGGCATGGCTTCCATGTATGATGGATCCACACTGGCAGCCACAGAGGATGTGGTGGTCGTCACTATCCAGTACCGTCTGGGTATCCTGGGCTTCTTCAG CACTGGTGACCAGCACGCCAAAGGAAACTGGGGCTTCTTAGACCAAGTGGCCGCCCTACACTGGGTCCAGCAGAACATCGCCCACTTTGGAGGCAACCCTGACCAGGTCACCATTTTTGGCAACTCGGCAGGTGGCACAAGTGTGTCTTTCCATGTTGTATCCCCAATGTCCCAAGGACTCTTCCACAGAGCCATCATGGAGAGTGGGGTGGCCCTGCTGCCTCGCCTTATATCTAACACTTCCGAAGTGATCTCCACG ATGGTGGCAAATCTATCGGCTTGTGcggcttcaaactcagaggccCTGGTGCGCTGCCTAAGAGGCAAGAGTGAAGCAGAAATTCTGGCTATTAACAAG GTCTTCAGGATCATCCCTGGTGTGGTGGATGGGGAATTCCTACCGAGCCATCCTCAAGAGCTGCTGGCCTCTGCTGATTTTCACCCTGTCCCCAGCATCATTGGTGTCAACAATGATGAGTTTGGCTGGATTCTCCCACTG GCCTTCAGTGCTTCTcagacaataaagaaaataaccaGAAAGACTCTGCAGGCTATTCTGAAGAAAGCAACAGAAGAGATG AtgttgcctcctgagtgtagtgACCTGTTAATGGAAGAATACATGGGGAACACTAAGGACCCCCAGACCCTCCAAATACAGTTCACAGACATGATAGGGGACTTCTTGATCGTGATGCCTGCACTCCAAGTAGCACGTTTTCAGC GTTCCCGTGCCCCAGTCTTCTTCTATGAGTTTCAGCATCAGTCCAGATTTCTCAGGGGTTTCAGGCCACGGCACGTAAAGGCTGACCATGGTGATGAGGTTTTCCTTATCTTTGGATCCTTCTTCTGGGGCGCCAAAT TTGACCTCACTGTGCAGGAGAAGCTGCTGAGCAGGAGGATGATGAAGTACTGGGCCAACTTTGCACGGCATGG GAACCCCAACACCAAGGGTCTACCCTACTGGCCAGTGTCAAATCAAGATGAGCAGTACCTGCAGCTGAACCTCCAACCTTCTGTGAGCTGtgccctgaaggccagaaggtgGCAGTTCTGGACCAAGACACTTCCCCAAAAGATTCAAGAGCTAGAAGGAGCTCATGCCAAGAACAAGAATGTGTAG
- the LOC127209531 gene encoding pyrethroid hydrolase Ces2e-like isoform X1, protein MALDRLPGWLNAVACGLLILFLPVLGKDSLEARPIRNTHTGQVRGSLVHVRGTDIGVHTFLGIPFAKPPVGALRFAPPEAPEPWSGVREATSHPARCLQNDDILNLEGLKKIKMFMPPMSTSEDCLYLNIYTPAHALKGFNLPVMVWIHGGSLIIGMASMYDGSTLAATEDVVVVTIQYRLGILGFFSTGDQHAKGNWGFLDQVAALHWVQQNIAHFGGNPDQVTIFGNSAGGTSVSFHVVSPMSQGLFHRAIMESGVALLPRLISNTSEVISTMVANLSACAASNSEALVRCLRGKSEAEILAINKVFRIIPGVVDGEFLPSHPQELLASADFHPVPSIIGVNNDEFGWILPLVRPGASQTIKKITRKTLQAILKKATEEMMLPPECSDLLMEEYMGNTKDPQTLQIQFTDMIGDFLIVMPALQVARFQRSRAPVFFYEFQHQSRFLRGFRPRHVKADHGDEVFLIFGSFFWGAKFDLTVQEKLLSRRMMKYWANFARHGNPNTKGLPYWPVSNQDEQYLQLNLQPSVSCALKARRWQFWTKTLPQKIQELEGAHAKNKNV, encoded by the exons ATGGCCCTGGACAGACTTCCTGGCTGGCTGAATGCTGTGGCCTGTGGACTCCTGATTCTCTTCCTCCCTGTACTGG GTAAGGACTCATTAGAGGCCAGGCccatcagaaacacacacacaggccaggtcCGAGGCAGCCTGGTCCATGTGAGAGGCACTGATATAGGGGTCCACACCTTCCTGGGAATTCCTTTTGCCAAGCCTCCTGTAGGAGCACTGCGCTTTGCACCGCCTGAGGCCCCTGAGCCATGGAGTGGTGTGAGAGAAGCGACCTCACATCCAGCCAG GTGTCTACAAAATGATGATATATTGAATTTAGAGGGTCTGAAGAAGATAAAGATGTTTATGCCTCCCATGTCTACATCCGAGGACTGCCTGTACCTCAACATCTACACACCAGCCCATGCCCTCAAGGGTTTTAATCTGCCT GTGATGGTGTGGATCCATGGTGGTTCACTCATTATAGGCATGGCTTCCATGTATGATGGATCCACACTGGCAGCCACAGAGGATGTGGTGGTCGTCACTATCCAGTACCGTCTGGGTATCCTGGGCTTCTTCAG CACTGGTGACCAGCACGCCAAAGGAAACTGGGGCTTCTTAGACCAAGTGGCCGCCCTACACTGGGTCCAGCAGAACATCGCCCACTTTGGAGGCAACCCTGACCAGGTCACCATTTTTGGCAACTCGGCAGGTGGCACAAGTGTGTCTTTCCATGTTGTATCCCCAATGTCCCAAGGACTCTTCCACAGAGCCATCATGGAGAGTGGGGTGGCCCTGCTGCCTCGCCTTATATCTAACACTTCCGAAGTGATCTCCACG ATGGTGGCAAATCTATCGGCTTGTGcggcttcaaactcagaggccCTGGTGCGCTGCCTAAGAGGCAAGAGTGAAGCAGAAATTCTGGCTATTAACAAG GTCTTCAGGATCATCCCTGGTGTGGTGGATGGGGAATTCCTACCGAGCCATCCTCAAGAGCTGCTGGCCTCTGCTGATTTTCACCCTGTCCCCAGCATCATTGGTGTCAACAATGATGAGTTTGGCTGGATTCTCCCACTGGTAAGGCCCGG TGCTTCTcagacaataaagaaaataaccaGAAAGACTCTGCAGGCTATTCTGAAGAAAGCAACAGAAGAGATG AtgttgcctcctgagtgtagtgACCTGTTAATGGAAGAATACATGGGGAACACTAAGGACCCCCAGACCCTCCAAATACAGTTCACAGACATGATAGGGGACTTCTTGATCGTGATGCCTGCACTCCAAGTAGCACGTTTTCAGC GTTCCCGTGCCCCAGTCTTCTTCTATGAGTTTCAGCATCAGTCCAGATTTCTCAGGGGTTTCAGGCCACGGCACGTAAAGGCTGACCATGGTGATGAGGTTTTCCTTATCTTTGGATCCTTCTTCTGGGGCGCCAAAT TTGACCTCACTGTGCAGGAGAAGCTGCTGAGCAGGAGGATGATGAAGTACTGGGCCAACTTTGCACGGCATGG GAACCCCAACACCAAGGGTCTACCCTACTGGCCAGTGTCAAATCAAGATGAGCAGTACCTGCAGCTGAACCTCCAACCTTCTGTGAGCTGtgccctgaaggccagaaggtgGCAGTTCTGGACCAAGACACTTCCCCAAAAGATTCAAGAGCTAGAAGGAGCTCATGCCAAGAACAAGAATGTGTAG
- the LOC127209531 gene encoding pyrethroid hydrolase Ces2e-like isoform X3, with translation MALDRLPGWLNAVACGLLILFLPVLGKDSLEARPIRNTHTGQVRGSLVHVRGTDIGVHTFLGIPFAKPPVGALRFAPPEAPEPWSGVREATSHPARCLQNDDILNLEGLKKIKMFMPPMSTSEDCLYLNIYTPAHALKGFNLPMVANLSACAASNSEALVRCLRGKSEAEILAINKVFRIIPGVVDGEFLPSHPQELLASADFHPVPSIIGVNNDEFGWILPLAFSASQTIKKITRKTLQAILKKATEEMMLPPECSDLLMEEYMGNTKDPQTLQIQFTDMIGDFLIVMPALQVARFQRSRAPVFFYEFQHQSRFLRGFRPRHVKADHGDEVFLIFGSFFWGAKFDLTVQEKLLSRRMMKYWANFARHGNPNTKGLPYWPVSNQDEQYLQLNLQPSVSCALKARRWQFWTKTLPQKIQELEGAHAKNKNV, from the exons ATGGCCCTGGACAGACTTCCTGGCTGGCTGAATGCTGTGGCCTGTGGACTCCTGATTCTCTTCCTCCCTGTACTGG GTAAGGACTCATTAGAGGCCAGGCccatcagaaacacacacacaggccaggtcCGAGGCAGCCTGGTCCATGTGAGAGGCACTGATATAGGGGTCCACACCTTCCTGGGAATTCCTTTTGCCAAGCCTCCTGTAGGAGCACTGCGCTTTGCACCGCCTGAGGCCCCTGAGCCATGGAGTGGTGTGAGAGAAGCGACCTCACATCCAGCCAG GTGTCTACAAAATGATGATATATTGAATTTAGAGGGTCTGAAGAAGATAAAGATGTTTATGCCTCCCATGTCTACATCCGAGGACTGCCTGTACCTCAACATCTACACACCAGCCCATGCCCTCAAGGGTTTTAATCTGCCT ATGGTGGCAAATCTATCGGCTTGTGcggcttcaaactcagaggccCTGGTGCGCTGCCTAAGAGGCAAGAGTGAAGCAGAAATTCTGGCTATTAACAAG GTCTTCAGGATCATCCCTGGTGTGGTGGATGGGGAATTCCTACCGAGCCATCCTCAAGAGCTGCTGGCCTCTGCTGATTTTCACCCTGTCCCCAGCATCATTGGTGTCAACAATGATGAGTTTGGCTGGATTCTCCCACTG GCCTTCAGTGCTTCTcagacaataaagaaaataaccaGAAAGACTCTGCAGGCTATTCTGAAGAAAGCAACAGAAGAGATG AtgttgcctcctgagtgtagtgACCTGTTAATGGAAGAATACATGGGGAACACTAAGGACCCCCAGACCCTCCAAATACAGTTCACAGACATGATAGGGGACTTCTTGATCGTGATGCCTGCACTCCAAGTAGCACGTTTTCAGC GTTCCCGTGCCCCAGTCTTCTTCTATGAGTTTCAGCATCAGTCCAGATTTCTCAGGGGTTTCAGGCCACGGCACGTAAAGGCTGACCATGGTGATGAGGTTTTCCTTATCTTTGGATCCTTCTTCTGGGGCGCCAAAT TTGACCTCACTGTGCAGGAGAAGCTGCTGAGCAGGAGGATGATGAAGTACTGGGCCAACTTTGCACGGCATGG GAACCCCAACACCAAGGGTCTACCCTACTGGCCAGTGTCAAATCAAGATGAGCAGTACCTGCAGCTGAACCTCCAACCTTCTGTGAGCTGtgccctgaaggccagaaggtgGCAGTTCTGGACCAAGACACTTCCCCAAAAGATTCAAGAGCTAGAAGGAGCTCATGCCAAGAACAAGAATGTGTAG